From a single Capsicum annuum cultivar UCD-10X-F1 chromosome 12, UCD10Xv1.1, whole genome shotgun sequence genomic region:
- the LOC107850880 gene encoding 1-aminocyclopropane-1-carboxylate oxidase 1 isoform X1, which yields MEIPVIDFSKLEGDERSATMGLLHQACEKWGFFMIENHGIDIYLMDNVKQLVNQHYEANMKKRFYESEVSISLQKKENISNTDWESTFFVWHRPSSNIYEIQGLSKELCKAVDAYIDQLIELAENLSELMCENLGLEKSYIKEAFSRSKGPSVGTKVAIYPQCPRPDLVRGLREHTDAGGIILLLQDEQVPGLEFFKDGHWVDIPPSKNNRLFVNIGDQIEILSNGMYKSIQHRVMAEKDGNRLSIATFYNPNGEAIISPAPKLLYPSHLRFHDYLNLYSKTKFAEKGPRFEYAKTLANGH from the exons ATGGAGATTCCGGTAATCGACTTCAGCAAGCTTGAAGGTGACGAGAGAAGTGCAACCATGGGACTTCTCCATCAGGCTTGTGAGAAATGGGGTTTCTTTATG ATAGAGAACCATGGAATTGACATTTACTTGATGGACAATGTGAAGCAGCTGGTGAATCAGCACTATGAAGCTAACATGAAGAAACGGTTCTATGAATCAGAGGTATCTATAAGCTTacagaagaaagaaaatatcagCAACACAGACTGGGAAAGCACATTCTTTGTTTGGCATCGTCCAAGTTCCAACATCTATGAGATTCAAGGTCTCTCAAAGGAACTTTG CAAAGCAGTAGATGCCTACATTGATCAGCTGATCGAACTTGCAGAAAATCTTTCAGAACTAATGTGTGAGAACCTTGGCCTAGAGAAGAGTTACATCAAAGAAGCATTTTCACGGAGCAAGGGTCCTTCTGTTGGAACAAAAGTGGCAATATATCCTCAATGTCCTCGTCCTGATCTAGTCAGGGGATTGCGCGAGCACACAGATGCTGGTGGTATCATTCTCTTACTCCAAGACGAACAAGTTCCTGGCCTTGAATTCTTCAAAGACGGACACTGGGTGGACATTCCACCTTCCAAGAACAACAGACTTTTTGTGAACATCGGTGATCAAATCGAGATTTTGAGCAACGGGATGTATAAGAGTATTCAACACCGAGTGATGGCTGAAAAGGACGGGAATAGACTTTCCATTGCCACCTTTTACAACCCGAATGGTGAGGCCATCATTTCTCCAGCACCAAAGCTCTTGTATCCCTCTCACCTACGCTTCCACGATTATCTGAATCTTTATTCTAAAACCAAATTTGCCGAAAAAGGCCCCAGATTTGAGTATGCGAAAACATTGGCCAATGGACATTGA
- the LOC107850880 gene encoding 1-aminocyclopropane-1-carboxylate oxidase 1 isoform X2: MNIENHGIDIYLMDNVKQLVNQHYEANMKKRFYESEVSISLQKKENISNTDWESTFFVWHRPSSNIYEIQGLSKELCKAVDAYIDQLIELAENLSELMCENLGLEKSYIKEAFSRSKGPSVGTKVAIYPQCPRPDLVRGLREHTDAGGIILLLQDEQVPGLEFFKDGHWVDIPPSKNNRLFVNIGDQIEILSNGMYKSIQHRVMAEKDGNRLSIATFYNPNGEAIISPAPKLLYPSHLRFHDYLNLYSKTKFAEKGPRFEYAKTLANGH, encoded by the exons ATGAAT ATAGAGAACCATGGAATTGACATTTACTTGATGGACAATGTGAAGCAGCTGGTGAATCAGCACTATGAAGCTAACATGAAGAAACGGTTCTATGAATCAGAGGTATCTATAAGCTTacagaagaaagaaaatatcagCAACACAGACTGGGAAAGCACATTCTTTGTTTGGCATCGTCCAAGTTCCAACATCTATGAGATTCAAGGTCTCTCAAAGGAACTTTG CAAAGCAGTAGATGCCTACATTGATCAGCTGATCGAACTTGCAGAAAATCTTTCAGAACTAATGTGTGAGAACCTTGGCCTAGAGAAGAGTTACATCAAAGAAGCATTTTCACGGAGCAAGGGTCCTTCTGTTGGAACAAAAGTGGCAATATATCCTCAATGTCCTCGTCCTGATCTAGTCAGGGGATTGCGCGAGCACACAGATGCTGGTGGTATCATTCTCTTACTCCAAGACGAACAAGTTCCTGGCCTTGAATTCTTCAAAGACGGACACTGGGTGGACATTCCACCTTCCAAGAACAACAGACTTTTTGTGAACATCGGTGATCAAATCGAGATTTTGAGCAACGGGATGTATAAGAGTATTCAACACCGAGTGATGGCTGAAAAGGACGGGAATAGACTTTCCATTGCCACCTTTTACAACCCGAATGGTGAGGCCATCATTTCTCCAGCACCAAAGCTCTTGTATCCCTCTCACCTACGCTTCCACGATTATCTGAATCTTTATTCTAAAACCAAATTTGCCGAAAAAGGCCCCAGATTTGAGTATGCGAAAACATTGGCCAATGGACATTGA
- the LOC107848955 gene encoding LOW QUALITY PROTEIN: uncharacterized protein LOC107848955 (The sequence of the model RefSeq protein was modified relative to this genomic sequence to represent the inferred CDS: substituted 2 bases at 2 genomic stop codons) encodes MECWVPLFQIFLNSPCPETEASPWLQQSFNQPGPTAISTTSFLSLLTRPTEIDSCSSSSSPFPTKRVMWIQTLPNAVQARILSFLIYDRRXFCETDLCQLAETMLKEELDFWVKRAAHQLLDVLSRSNHEWLSCFNLDSEEEQLEDEFRSLPDWLKDDIIETDLMLPWLPISQKQFNFSMQFSSCSENDDPMTKFEEGKQEILDGVIEEVDEVVIKEVDEYLEPQVEETAGGLKVRXLSLQSTAEAVKFAGDIRQLCKGGGQSLVILGIIEPWRADDEPAAVLVSNLLDGNEDELGWPSHVLCSVILPKLLVLKEPASRVLLTAIVDYSKVHQKAAEYALLLPLMLRMEGINSPICDVITRIVRESLHPGHVSAFCQKLLSDEADLKKFICLPFHQCLIGSKLVWTESLFNLMQNILNHNIHFTQDSVDRLVQHAWVCADRFSKSLKFGKFLLCFVTKCSPMLKSHKCVLTEATQHTNTLVTKSVLTKLSSL; translated from the exons ATGGAGTGTTGGGTTCCATTGTTTCAGATATTCTTGAACTCCCCTTGTCCAGAAACCGAAGCATCTCCATGGTTACAACAGTCTTTCAACCAACCTGGTCCCACCGCCATTTCAACAACCTCCTTCCTTTCCCTCCTCACCAGACCAACCGAGATCGATTCTTGTTCTTCCTCATCTTCTCCATTTCCCACTAAGCG GGTTATGTGGATACAGACTCTACCGAATGCTGTTCAAGCTCGCATTTTGTCATTTCTTATTTATGATCGCCGGTGATTTTGTGAAACAGACTTGTGTCAGCTTGCGGAAACTATGTTGAAGGAAGAGCTTGATTTTTGGGTAAAGCGGGCTGCACATCAGCTGCTTGACGTCCTGTCTAGGTCAAACCATGAATGGTTGTCTTGCTTTAATTTGGATTCTGAAGAAGAACAATTGGAGGATGAATTTAGGTCATTACCAGATTGGCTTAAGGATGACATCATAGAAACTGATCTGATGCTTCCCTGGCTGCCTATATCACAGAAACAGTTCAACTTTTCAATGCAATTCAGTAGTTGTAGTGAAAATGATGATCCTATGACTAAATTTGAAGAGGGTAAACAAGAAATTCTGGATGGAGTCATTGAGGAGGTAGATGAAGTGGTCATTAAGGAGGTAGATGAATACTTGGAACCTCAAGTTGAGGAAACGGCTGGGGGCTTGAAAGTGAGGTAGTTGTCTCTTCAGTCTACTGCTGAGGCTGTGAAATTTGCTGGGGACATTCGGCAGCTTTGTAAAGGAGGAGGTCAGTCTTTGGTTATTTTGGGTATCATTGAACCTTGGAGAGCTGATGATGAGCCAGCTGCAGTTTTAGTGTCCAATCTTCTAGACGGGAATGAAGACGAACTTGGTTGGCCCAGTCACGTTCTTTGCTCTGTTATTCTTCCCAAGTTGTTGGTTTTGAAAGAACCAGCTTCTCGTGTATTACTAACGGCCATAGTAGACTACTCTAAGGTTCATCAGAAAGCAGCTGAGTATGCGCTGCTATTGCCGCTGATGCTTAGAATGGAAGGCATAAATAGCCCTATTTGTGATGTAATAACAAGGATAGTTAGGGAATCTTTGCACCCAGGCCATGTTTCTGCCTTCTGTCAGAAACTTCTCAGTGACGAAGCCGATTTGAAGAAATTCATATGCCTTCCCTTTCATCAATGCTTAATTGGCAGTAAATTAGTATGGACAGAATCATTATTCAATTTGATGCAAAATATCCTAAATCATAACATTCATTTTACTCAAGACTCAGTTGATAGACTAGTTCAGCATGCTTGGGTATGTGCTGACAGGTTTTCAAAGTCTTtgaaatttgggaaatttttactatGTTTTGTCACCAAATGTTCTCCTATGTTGAAGTCCCATAAGTGCGTACTCACAGAAGCCACTCAGCATACTAATACTCTGGTGACCAAATCTGTGTTGACAAAATTGTCTAGTTTGTAA